In Candidatus Eisenbacteria bacterium, a single window of DNA contains:
- the infB gene encoding translation initiation factor IF-2 — MIIKKTRIFQLARELRISSEALMHIIESLNLGDEVKSHMASVDADTVAKIKDHFQNEKAAVKEAQRRKVRIGGIGVVSPVKPAPRAVAPTPAPPAPPQEVEVKAPPPPSKASVPPVKHPAPQHAKQEPRTKVRPTTRPRAPMPPPTAVQPPTSVQPAVASAPKRPKARPEREVRPPMEPRPVQRDISAGEHTGRSAPAPARGRGKKKKKKKAQVDQAAVRQSVKKTLATMDTTRRRTRKRRRDDGEPVLEEEILIIQIEEFATVAELAGAMDASPAEVIAACLQLGIIANINRRLDKDSIEAIADEFGYQVKFHNELAQKEVEKEEVVDVPWSPRPPIVTVVGHVDHGKTSLLDYIRKTNVIAQESGAITQHIGASDVHLKQGRVVFLDTPGHEAFTAMRARGVQLTDIVVLVVAADDRVNEQTIEAINHARAANVPIVVAINKCDLPNANPDRIKKELADQNLLVEEWGGKVVAVEISAKKGDNVDKLMEMILLVSELLELKAQPTRKARGVVIEAKRERGRGIVASILVGTGTLHVGDPFVCGSNSGRVRAMHDDHGERVNDVPPATPVEVLGWSDLPMAGDILSVTATDDEARSIASRRSQIQREYQMRQRRPTLLSLQEKIRQGEMAELKIVLKGDVAGSVEVLRETLEHQSTEKVALRIVHAAVGSINESDVNLALASEAVIIGFQVRPEPRARSLAEESKIDIRLYSVIHEVIDDIRDAMAGKLKPKRVEKILGEAEIREVFYISKFGYVAGSYVTSGSVARQSRARVLRDSEQVFDGRIRALKRFKEDVREVTTGYECGISLEGFTDFKENDKIQVYEVEEVAAELE, encoded by the coding sequence GTGATTATTAAGAAGACACGTATCTTTCAGCTCGCACGGGAACTCAGGATTTCTAGCGAAGCCCTAATGCATATTATCGAATCGCTCAATCTTGGAGACGAGGTCAAGAGCCATATGGCATCCGTCGACGCGGATACCGTGGCGAAGATTAAGGATCATTTCCAGAACGAGAAGGCGGCGGTGAAGGAAGCTCAGCGCCGCAAGGTGCGTATCGGCGGCATCGGTGTCGTCTCCCCCGTGAAACCGGCGCCGAGAGCGGTTGCGCCGACGCCGGCTCCCCCGGCGCCTCCCCAGGAAGTGGAGGTCAAAGCTCCGCCCCCGCCTTCAAAAGCATCGGTACCGCCGGTGAAGCATCCGGCGCCCCAGCATGCCAAACAGGAACCCAGAACCAAAGTCCGTCCTACAACCCGGCCCAGAGCTCCCATGCCGCCGCCGACGGCGGTTCAACCGCCCACATCGGTGCAGCCCGCGGTCGCATCGGCGCCGAAGAGACCCAAGGCCAGGCCGGAACGCGAGGTCCGTCCGCCGATGGAACCTCGGCCGGTTCAAAGAGACATATCTGCAGGTGAGCACACCGGCCGTTCGGCTCCTGCTCCCGCTCGTGGGCGCGGTAAAAAGAAGAAAAAGAAGAAGGCGCAGGTCGATCAAGCGGCGGTCCGTCAGAGTGTGAAGAAGACCCTTGCCACGATGGATACCACGCGCAGACGAACCCGGAAACGCCGTCGGGATGATGGTGAGCCGGTTTTGGAAGAAGAAATTCTCATCATTCAGATTGAGGAATTTGCCACGGTTGCGGAACTGGCTGGAGCGATGGATGCCAGCCCGGCAGAGGTTATCGCCGCATGTCTACAGTTGGGGATCATCGCGAATATCAATCGCCGTCTGGATAAGGACAGTATCGAGGCGATCGCTGATGAATTCGGATATCAGGTGAAATTTCACAACGAATTAGCTCAAAAGGAAGTGGAAAAGGAGGAAGTGGTCGATGTTCCTTGGAGCCCCCGCCCGCCGATCGTCACTGTTGTCGGGCACGTGGATCACGGGAAGACATCGCTTCTTGACTATATCCGAAAAACAAATGTGATCGCTCAGGAATCGGGTGCCATCACGCAGCACATCGGCGCATCGGATGTCCATTTGAAGCAAGGCCGTGTTGTCTTTTTGGATACACCGGGTCACGAGGCTTTTACGGCCATGCGGGCCCGCGGTGTTCAATTGACCGATATCGTCGTCCTTGTTGTCGCGGCCGACGATCGGGTTAATGAGCAAACCATTGAAGCGATCAACCACGCCCGAGCCGCCAATGTGCCGATCGTTGTCGCCATAAATAAATGTGATCTGCCAAATGCCAATCCCGATAGGATCAAAAAGGAGTTGGCGGATCAGAATCTGCTTGTCGAGGAATGGGGTGGAAAAGTTGTCGCGGTGGAGATCTCGGCGAAGAAAGGTGACAACGTCGACAAGCTCATGGAGATGATTCTTCTGGTTTCGGAACTCCTTGAATTGAAGGCGCAGCCGACGCGGAAGGCTAGGGGCGTTGTCATAGAAGCCAAGCGGGAAAGAGGGCGGGGTATCGTCGCGAGTATTCTGGTAGGAACAGGAACACTCCATGTCGGCGATCCCTTTGTCTGTGGATCGAACTCGGGCCGCGTGCGAGCGATGCATGATGATCACGGCGAACGTGTCAACGATGTTCCACCGGCAACGCCTGTCGAAGTTTTAGGATGGTCCGATCTTCCTATGGCGGGAGATATCCTGTCCGTAACGGCAACCGATGACGAAGCGAGAAGTATTGCTTCACGCCGCAGCCAGATCCAACGCGAATACCAGATGCGCCAACGCCGTCCGACCCTGCTTTCATTGCAGGAGAAGATCCGGCAAGGTGAGATGGCCGAACTGAAGATCGTTCTCAAAGGCGATGTAGCGGGGTCGGTTGAGGTGCTGCGGGAGACACTGGAGCACCAATCCACGGAAAAAGTCGCCCTGCGCATCGTCCATGCGGCTGTCGGCAGTATCAACGAATCGGATGTCAATCTGGCGCTGGCCTCTGAGGCGGTCATTATAGGATTCCAGGTGCGACCCGAACCCCGGGCCCGTTCATTGGCCGAGGAAAGCAAAATCGATATCCGTCTCTATTCTGTGATCCATGAGGTTATTGACGATATCCGTGACGCCATGGCCGGAAAACTGAAGCCGAAGCGGGTGGAAAAGATTCTTGGAGAGGCAGAAATCCGTGAGGTTTTCTATATCAGCAAATTCGGATATGTAGCGGGATCCTATGTCACAAGCGGTTCGGTCGCGCGGCAATCTCGGGCGCGTGTGCTTCGTGATTCGGAACAGGTATTTGATGGACGGATCAGAGCCCTGAAACGGTTCAAGGAAGATGTCCGGGAGGTCACCACCGGTTACGAATGCGGAATTTCCCTCGAAGGATTTACCGATTTCAAAGAGAACGA